A window of the Cyanobacterium sp. T60_A2020_053 genome harbors these coding sequences:
- a CDS encoding carbon dioxide concentrating mechanism protein, protein MSLPILQPTINTIQIRGDVRIAEGAIVADGVILNAPQNSTIIIHAGVCLGMGTIITAYPDSTIEIKQNTIVGAGCLIFGQCTIGTQVSLGACVTIYNTSIDNLAVIPSGIVKGDSSREYSENQISTPKQPESKPLVEDVWGEEVSAPVAPSKEAVLEQEEDLREQKVEPKSDAVVGQVYINRLLLTLFPEKNNPL, encoded by the coding sequence ATGTCATTACCCATTTTGCAACCAACTATCAACACAATTCAAATTAGGGGCGATGTGCGCATTGCGGAGGGCGCTATTGTTGCTGATGGGGTTATTCTGAATGCACCTCAAAATTCTACTATCATCATTCATGCTGGAGTTTGCTTAGGTATGGGTACAATTATTACCGCCTATCCTGACTCTACCATCGAGATCAAACAAAATACGATTGTGGGCGCTGGTTGTCTCATTTTTGGACAATGTACCATCGGCACTCAAGTTTCTCTTGGTGCTTGTGTAACGATTTACAATACAAGTATTGATAATTTAGCTGTTATACCCAGTGGTATAGTAAAGGGTGATTCTTCTCGTGAATATTCGGAGAATCAAATATCTACCCCGAAACAACCAGAAAGTAAGCCTTTAGTGGAAGATGTTTGGGGTGAGGAGGTTTCAGCGCCCGTTGCCCCGTCAAAAGAGGCAGTATTAGAGCAAGAAGAAGATTTAAGAGAGCAAAAAGTAGAGCCTAAGTCTGATGCGGTAGTAGGTCAAGTTTATATTAATCGTTTACTATTAACTTTATTTCCTGAAAAAAATAACCCTTTATAA